A section of the Malania oleifera isolate guangnan ecotype guangnan chromosome 2, ASM2987363v1, whole genome shotgun sequence genome encodes:
- the LOC131148592 gene encoding ylmG homolog protein 1-2, chloroplastic-like → MASITAPIATASSPSPSPSPSPSPSSPLLPFSSRPFSSRQRSPIPISLSLRSPSPKLLPSLLHVPRQQPFSATILRSKPLPILRGRVYASNSNSPNLPSFPLSDSTRTVSAILASVFCVSKLLVSAVRQFALKAAEITGQPTPEELAGIRSLSGSLVCAAGPLFFAALKDRPSGYLNTPLTVVASGLSKWLDIYSGVLMVRVLLSWFPNIPWERQPLSAIRDLCDPYLNLFRNIIPPLFDALDVSPLLAFAVLGTLGSILNNSRGTY, encoded by the coding sequence ATGGCGTCCATCACTGCCCCAATTGCTActgcttcttctccttctccttctccttctccttctccttctccttcttctccccTTCTTCCTTTCTCCTCACGACCCTTCTCTTCCCGGCAGCGTAGCCCCatacccatctctctctctctgcgttCTCCCTCCCCAAAACTACTCCCTTCTCTTCTCCACGTTCCTAGACAACAGCCCTTCTCTGCTACTATCCTTCGATCCAAACCACTGCCAATTCTCCGAGGAAGAGTCTACGCCTCCAATTCTAATTCACCTAACTTACCTTCTTTTCCTCTCTCCGACTCCACGCGCACCGTCTCCGCCATTCTCGCTTCCGTCTTCTGCGTTTCCAAACTACTCGTCAGCGCCGTTCGCCAATTCGCGCTCAAAGCCGCTGAAATCACAGGCCAGCCCACGCCGGAAGAACTTGCGGGCATCCGGTCTCTTAGCGGGTCCCTGGTCTGCGCCGCCGGGCCGCTCTTCTTCGCGGCGCTCAAGGACCGCCCCAGCGGGTACCTGAATACGCCGCTGACGGTGGTGGCTTCCGGCCTCTCTAAATGGCTTGACATATACAGTGGTGTGTTGATGGTCAGGGTTTTGCTCAGTTGGTTCCCCAACATACCTTGGGAGCGTCAGCCATTATCGGCCATTCGGGACCTCTGTGATCCATACTTGAATTTGTTCCGGAACATCATTCCGCCTTTGTTCGATGCGCTCGATGTTAGCCCGCTATTGGCTTTTGCGGTACTGGGCACGCTCGGCTCCATTCTCAACAATAGCAGGGGCACCTATTGA